In the Pseudorasbora parva isolate DD20220531a chromosome 23, ASM2467924v1, whole genome shotgun sequence genome, one interval contains:
- the LOC137062939 gene encoding olfactory receptor 1E16-like → MLQENETTASVVTEFFIMGFPGLLPKYYSLMAALLLCIYIAVITGNSLIVILFVTERSLYKPMYIIMLSLSLSDIGFCTVALPKVISRYWFNDGYIPFYVCLFQRQLIHYFGTLNSLIMMIMALDRFLAICYPLRYPVLMTNRTMRLLIGLSWVTAMISPTISSMQTVQLPFCGPNMIAHCFCDGTSMNQLACADFTLANLIAYGAAMFVLLVPFSFIIFSYISILVSVLQIAHAQGRIKAFSTCATQLTIITVYYVPRFVVYSSSNIPNIQIKSSIKIALVMFYSLLPPLVNPFIYCIRIKEIRQFFHKWHVQRKRISLKVDRLTISK, encoded by the coding sequence ATGTTACAGGAAAACGAAACTACAGCTTCTGTTGTAACTGAGTTTTTCATCATGGGCTTCCCTGGACTCCTGCCCAAATACTACAGCCTGATGGCAGCACTTTTGTTGTGCATCTACATCGCTGTAATCACCGGCAACTCTCTCATTGTGATCCTGTTTGTGACTGAACGCAGCCTCTATAAGCCTATGTATATTATCATGCTGAGTTTGTCCTTGTCTGATATTGGTTTTTGCACAGTTGCTCTGCCAAAAGTTATTTCTCGCTACTGGTTTAATGATGGTTATATTCCCTTCTACGTTTGTCTGTTTCAAAGGCAGCTGATTCACTATTTTGGGACCCTAAATTCTCTTATTATGATGATCATGGCTCTAGATCGGTTTTTGGCGATCTGTTACCCACTAAGATACCCTGTTTTAATGACTAACCGCACTATGAGACTTCTAATAGGGCTTTCCTGGGTTACTGCAATGATTTCCCCAACCAtcagttcaatgcaaacagtgCAACTGCCATTCTGTGGGCCTAATATGATCGCTCACTGCTTCTGTGATGGCACATCTATGAACCAGCTTGCCTGCGCTGATTTCACTCTTGCAAATCTCATTGCCTACGGTGCAGCAATGTTTGTGCTTCTCGTGCCATTCTCTTTCATCATCTTTTCCTATATAAGTATCCTGGTGTCTGTGCTTCAAATAGCACATGCACAAGGTCGTATAAAAGCCTTTTCTACCTGTGCCACACAGCTGACTATCATTACTGTCTATTATGTGCCACGTTTCGTGGTTTACTCAAGTTCTAACATCCCGAACATCCAGATAAAGAGCAGTATTAAGATCGCCCTGGTCATGTTCTACAGTCTGCTTCCACCACTAGTGAACCCTTTCATCTACTGCATTAGGATCAAAGAAATCAGACAGTTCTTTCACAAATGGCATGTCCAGAGAAAGAGGATTAGTCTAAAAGTTGATAGGTTAACTATTTCTAAATGA